One genomic window of Candidatus Trichorickettsia mobilis includes the following:
- a CDS encoding amino acid permease, which produces MNFFKQKSFESVKEIANVGGLNKNLGAFDLILFGLGGIIGTGVFVLTGLVAAKYSGPAVMLSYIIAGGTCILVALAYTELATMLPTSGSVYTYSYVAFGEVIAWLMGGIMILELCFMAAAVSAGWSGYAQPILKTAGFTIPNILVKVPADGGIMNLPAFCIVAIVGVILYFGNKDSVKINAILVFIKMGAIFTFVFSATPHFKVSNWADFMPFGFDNMVMGASILFFAFTGFSNIAASAEECKNPKRDITIGIIVSLVLATLIYVLIGGLVTGIINFSELNNQHPLAHALAINDSNIGSAIVATGAICGMTTVIMISLYGISRIFYVIARDGLLPKSLAKLHPKHDSPYVTIGIFSTISALLGALCPFEILGQLSSMGALIDYIVIVIIVMLFRFKLPNVSRSFTCPAVFIVAPAAFIASMYLLFKQFIDNSGNLSTPGKMIVYWLAVVFMLYVVRSILIKNKI; this is translated from the coding sequence ATGAATTTTTTTAAGCAAAAAAGCTTTGAATCAGTAAAAGAAATTGCTAATGTTGGCGGCTTAAATAAAAATTTAGGAGCATTTGATCTCATATTATTTGGTTTAGGTGGTATTATTGGCACCGGAGTCTTTGTACTCACTGGTTTAGTTGCGGCTAAATATTCTGGTCCAGCAGTAATGCTATCATATATTATCGCCGGTGGAACTTGCATTCTTGTCGCCTTAGCCTATACCGAACTTGCGACTATGCTGCCAACCTCAGGCAGTGTATACACCTACTCATATGTAGCATTCGGTGAGGTCATTGCCTGGTTAATGGGTGGCATAATGATCTTGGAATTATGCTTTATGGCGGCAGCAGTATCAGCTGGATGGTCTGGTTATGCACAGCCGATACTTAAAACAGCTGGTTTTACCATTCCGAACATCCTGGTTAAGGTGCCGGCTGATGGTGGCATCATGAATTTACCGGCTTTCTGTATCGTAGCAATTGTTGGGGTCATATTGTATTTTGGTAATAAAGATAGTGTCAAAATCAATGCTATTTTAGTATTTATTAAAATGGGTGCAATATTTACTTTTGTATTTTCTGCTACTCCTCATTTTAAGGTCAGTAATTGGGCTGATTTTATGCCTTTTGGCTTTGATAATATGGTAATGGGCGCCTCAATATTGTTTTTTGCTTTTACTGGTTTTAGTAATATTGCGGCTTCTGCCGAAGAATGTAAAAATCCAAAACGTGATATAACGATCGGAATCATCGTATCTTTGGTGCTGGCAACGTTAATATATGTTTTAATCGGTGGATTGGTTACCGGCATCATCAATTTTTCTGAATTAAATAATCAGCATCCTTTAGCTCATGCGTTAGCGATCAATGATAGTAATATTGGGTCAGCGATTGTGGCTACCGGTGCTATTTGTGGAATGACTACCGTAATTATGATTAGTTTGTATGGTATATCTCGTATCTTTTACGTAATAGCTCGTGATGGTTTGTTACCAAAATCTCTGGCAAAACTTCATCCTAAACATGATAGTCCTTATGTGACTATCGGAATATTTTCGACAATTTCTGCTTTGCTTGGAGCTTTGTGTCCTTTTGAAATTTTAGGACAATTATCAAGCATGGGAGCGTTGATTGATTATATTGTTATAGTAATAATAGTAATGTTATTTCGCTTTAAACTACCTAATGTCAGCAGGTCTTTTACATGTCCAGCGGTATTTATTGTAGCTCCGGCTGCATTTATTGCTTCCATGTATCTTTTATTCAAACAATTTATTGATAATAGTGGCAATTTATCAACACCAGGTAAAATGATCGTATATTGGTTAGCTGTGGTATTTATGCTTTATGTAGTACGATCAATCTTGATAAAAAATAAAATATGA
- the mnmA gene encoding tRNA 2-thiouridine(34) synthase MnmA, which translates to MVNTHKTQETIVVAMSGGVDSSTVAAMLHTEGYKVIGVTLQLYDHGSSIMKKGACCAGQDIYDASQVAAKLNIPHYVLDYESKFKESVIGDFVDSYVRGETPLPCVRCNQSVKFQDLLKVAKDLGASALATGHYVRKINGKTGAELHTGLDLQKDQSYFLFSTTKEQLEYLHFPLGELTKEQTRTMATKFGLFLADKPDSQDICFVPDGNYRNIVNKLRPQANQAGTIMHIDGFELGQHQGIINYTIGQRRGLGIAFPSPLYVIRIDPLTRIVYVGPESALAASEFIIKDINWLTDDITETKYVKVKIRSTRPGEFAYINKIDNNQMRITLLAPEKAVAPGQACVIYDDSRVLGGGWIVK; encoded by the coding sequence ATGGTTAATACACACAAAACCCAGGAAACGATAGTGGTAGCGATGTCCGGTGGCGTTGATAGCTCAACTGTGGCAGCAATGTTACATACTGAAGGGTACAAAGTCATTGGTGTTACCTTACAGTTATATGATCATGGCAGCAGCATAATGAAAAAAGGTGCTTGTTGTGCTGGTCAAGATATTTATGACGCAAGCCAAGTAGCCGCAAAATTAAATATTCCACATTATGTTCTAGATTATGAAAGTAAATTTAAAGAATCAGTGATTGGTGATTTTGTTGATAGCTATGTACGTGGTGAAACACCATTACCATGCGTACGATGTAACCAATCAGTAAAGTTTCAGGATTTATTAAAAGTAGCAAAGGATTTAGGTGCTTCTGCGCTAGCAACTGGTCATTATGTACGTAAAATTAATGGTAAAACAGGTGCTGAGCTGCATACTGGACTTGATTTACAAAAAGATCAAAGTTATTTCTTATTTTCAACTACCAAAGAACAATTAGAGTATTTGCACTTTCCACTCGGTGAGTTGACTAAAGAACAGACACGAACTATGGCTACTAAATTTGGTTTGTTTTTAGCAGATAAACCAGATAGCCAGGATATTTGTTTTGTGCCTGATGGTAATTATAGAAATATAGTAAATAAGCTCAGGCCTCAGGCAAATCAAGCTGGAACAATAATGCACATTGATGGTTTTGAATTAGGTCAGCATCAAGGAATTATTAATTACACCATTGGTCAACGCCGAGGACTTGGGATTGCATTTCCGAGTCCGTTATATGTAATAAGAATTGATCCTTTAACCAGAATAGTGTATGTAGGTCCTGAAAGTGCATTAGCGGCCAGTGAGTTTATTATTAAAGATATTAATTGGCTGACGGATGATATAACAGAGACTAAGTATGTGAAGGTTAAAATTAGATCTACACGTCCAGGAGAATTTGCCTATATTAATAAAATAGATAACAATCAAATGCGTATAACTTTGCTTGCTCCAGAAAAAGCTGTAGCACCAGGTCAAGCTTGTGTTATTTATGATGACAGTAGAGTGCTTGGCGGAGGCTGGATAGTAAAATGA
- a CDS encoding CarD family transcriptional regulator: protein MPIAPDFRIGERVVYPSHGVGEIVNIDTQTIGGTAIQVYVISFPQDKMTLKVPVNRAAAAGLRTLVGKSDLGKIYSTLQGKPKQGNRMWSRRAQEYEGKINSGDVVAIAEVVRDLYKNVDSDRSYSERTIYESALNRLAGELAILESINSEDAISKLVEILKEKRIAA, encoded by the coding sequence ATGCCAATCGCACCTGATTTTAGAATAGGCGAAAGAGTTGTATATCCATCACACGGAGTTGGTGAAATAGTGAATATTGACACCCAAACTATTGGTGGCACAGCTATACAAGTGTATGTCATATCATTTCCTCAAGACAAAATGACTCTTAAGGTACCAGTTAATCGTGCTGCTGCTGCTGGCTTAAGAACTCTTGTCGGCAAAAGTGATTTAGGTAAAATATATTCTACGTTACAGGGAAAACCTAAACAAGGCAATAGAATGTGGAGTAGAAGAGCTCAAGAATACGAGGGAAAGATTAACTCTGGCGATGTTGTTGCTATTGCAGAAGTAGTACGTGACTTATACAAAAATGTAGATAGTGATCGCTCTTATAGTGAACGTACTATTTATGAATCAGCATTAAATAGACTTGCTGGCGAATTAGCTATTCTTGAAAGCATTAATTCAGAAGATGCTATTAGCAAACTAGTTGAAATTCTTAAGGAAAAAAGAATAGCCGCTTAG
- a CDS encoding DNA translocase FtsK translates to MLYYLQKWFLHNKIQALLLMVIGIITITSLITYNQGDPSFNLVTHRYPSNFCKYFGSYLSDLLYQFLGLSSFLPALACMIWAIILYRTGELPWFIARFMVIIVASIGFSIACADFKIKTLPAGGGGAVGIMLHPLISEYGFIADTMLFLFSIILFFTCLGINSRTYFTIFTKLMSILSVVAKISKYISYTKISKTIKPAIIRQAPAITNNEIEYYPQEEAPLAPHHIAPKAKAKLIAEGKTANLSTTIPPVDLLKNPDNQQIRTETKAELKQNAENLLRVLGDFGVKGQIIDISQGPVVTLYEFEPAAGTKSSRVIGLSDDIARSLSAISTRIAVIPGRNVLGIELPNKQRAFFCLRELIETAEYRDSNISLPLVLGKDLAGKPFIADLAKMPHLLVAGTTGSGKSVAINAMIMSLLYRYTPEECRLIMIDPKMLELSVYDNIPHLLTPVVTEPGKAVVALKWAVKEMENRYRLMSNVGVRNISGYNAKIIEAIKAGKTLERTVQVGFDPETGVPIYESMAINMEKLPFIVVIVDEMADLMIVAGKDIESSIQRLAQMARAAGIHIIMATQRPSVDVITGVIKANFPSRISFKVTSKIDSRTILGEQGAEQLLGLGDLLYMGNAARITRVHGPFVDDSEVEKVAEYLRAAGTPEYISAVTALADEDVVEAEEVNINGSDNENMYKKAVQIVRLERKVSTSYIQRCLRIGYNRAADIIDRMEREGIIAAPNHAGKREILLPEE, encoded by the coding sequence GTGTTATATTATTTACAAAAATGGTTTTTGCATAATAAGATCCAGGCATTATTACTGATGGTGATTGGTATAATAACCATCACCTCATTAATAACTTATAACCAAGGAGATCCTTCGTTCAATTTGGTAACTCATAGATATCCAAGCAATTTTTGTAAATATTTTGGTTCATATTTATCAGACTTATTGTACCAATTTTTAGGCTTATCTTCTTTCTTACCAGCTTTAGCTTGTATGATTTGGGCAATTATTTTGTATAGAACCGGAGAATTACCATGGTTTATCGCTAGATTTATGGTTATCATTGTTGCCAGTATTGGATTTTCAATAGCTTGCGCAGATTTTAAGATCAAGACGTTACCCGCAGGTGGCGGTGGCGCTGTTGGGATAATGTTACATCCATTAATTAGTGAATATGGCTTTATAGCTGATACGATGCTCTTTCTGTTCTCTATAATATTATTTTTTACTTGTCTTGGAATTAATTCACGTACTTACTTCACTATCTTTACAAAATTAATGAGTATTCTTAGTGTAGTTGCCAAAATCAGCAAATATATTAGCTATACCAAAATCAGCAAAACAATAAAACCAGCTATAATTAGACAAGCCCCTGCTATTACAAACAATGAAATAGAGTATTATCCGCAAGAAGAAGCACCTTTAGCACCCCATCATATTGCACCTAAGGCTAAAGCTAAGTTAATTGCTGAGGGCAAAACAGCTAATTTGTCTACTACGATTCCTCCAGTTGATTTGCTAAAAAATCCTGATAACCAACAAATTAGAACTGAAACTAAAGCAGAATTAAAACAGAATGCAGAAAATTTATTAAGAGTATTAGGTGATTTTGGTGTTAAGGGACAGATTATCGATATTAGTCAAGGACCGGTAGTTACTTTATACGAATTTGAGCCAGCCGCTGGCACCAAATCTTCAAGAGTCATTGGTCTCTCAGATGATATTGCTCGGTCATTATCAGCTATTTCGACCAGGATTGCAGTAATTCCAGGCAGAAACGTCTTAGGAATTGAACTACCAAACAAACAACGAGCTTTCTTTTGCTTACGAGAATTAATCGAAACAGCTGAATATCGAGATAGTAACATTAGCTTACCTTTAGTACTGGGTAAGGATCTTGCTGGCAAACCTTTTATTGCCGATTTGGCCAAGATGCCACATTTATTGGTTGCTGGTACCACTGGTTCCGGTAAATCTGTGGCTATTAATGCAATGATCATGTCTTTACTTTATCGCTATACCCCAGAAGAATGCCGCCTAATCATGATCGATCCCAAGATGTTGGAGCTATCAGTATATGACAACATTCCGCATTTATTGACGCCTGTAGTCACCGAACCTGGAAAAGCAGTAGTGGCGCTAAAATGGGCGGTAAAAGAAATGGAAAATAGATATAGACTAATGTCAAATGTTGGAGTTAGAAATATTAGTGGTTACAATGCTAAAATCATCGAAGCAATTAAAGCAGGCAAGACATTGGAGCGCACAGTTCAAGTGGGATTCGATCCAGAAACAGGTGTTCCCATTTACGAATCTATGGCCATTAATATGGAGAAATTACCATTTATTGTGGTGATCGTCGATGAAATGGCTGATTTGATGATTGTCGCTGGCAAAGATATTGAATCTTCAATTCAGCGTTTAGCACAAATGGCTAGGGCTGCTGGAATTCATATTATTATGGCTACCCAACGTCCATCTGTGGATGTGATCACTGGAGTGATCAAAGCCAATTTTCCAAGCCGTATCAGTTTTAAAGTTACTTCGAAAATTGATAGTAGAACCATTTTGGGAGAACAAGGCGCAGAACAATTACTAGGATTGGGCGATCTGTTATATATGGGTAATGCGGCTAGAATTACTAGAGTACATGGACCTTTTGTAGATGATTCGGAAGTCGAGAAAGTTGCAGAATATCTCAGAGCTGCTGGAACTCCAGAATACATCTCAGCAGTAACAGCATTAGCAGATGAAGATGTTGTAGAAGCAGAAGAAGTTAATATTAATGGTAGTGACAATGAAAATATGTATAAAAAAGCAGTGCAAATCGTACGACTTGAACGTAAGGTTTCTACCAGCTATATTCAAAGATGTCTGCGGATAGGGTATAACCGTGCGGCAGATATTATTGACAGAATGGAGCGTGAAGGTATTATTGCCGCCCCTAATCATGCTGGAAAGCGAGAAATCTTATTACCGGAAGAATAA
- a CDS encoding dicarboxylate/amino acid:cation symporter, translated as MSIYSKLQQLLLQQKLLLYVLAISLGIASGLSEISFLHQIVHLITDAFMRIFNFLSLPLIALALIVTITAYKTDGDMKSLSSKTLQYTFGTTIIAATVACVLYILIAPKLPDASMIESAALTAESNDFKNHLLHLIPINLFEPFLEHRVISVLLMSIAIAIATRKINNIEARSAIINFFQGWHDIFMVLTKWVVKIIPLALYAFIAVSVIELKGGQDFSSIIEYLLVIILANVVQGVVILPLWLKWHNISPLSTAAAAMPALTIAFFSKSSSGTLPITIDCAQNRLGISPTVAKFILPLCTTINMNGCAAFIFTTVIYISQSNGMIIDYTTMVSWIIIATIAAIGNAGVPMGCFFLSASLLAAQGVPINLMGIILPFYAVIDMVETALNVWSDLCVTKVVYERSV; from the coding sequence ATGAGTATTTACTCTAAATTGCAACAACTATTGTTGCAGCAAAAATTATTATTGTATGTTCTTGCTATTAGTCTTGGAATAGCTAGTGGTTTGTCGGAAATTAGTTTTCTGCATCAAATAGTACACTTGATTACTGACGCATTCATGAGAATATTTAATTTCTTAAGTCTGCCACTAATTGCACTAGCTCTTATTGTGACTATTACTGCTTATAAAACTGATGGTGATATGAAATCGTTAAGTAGTAAGACTTTACAATATACTTTTGGTACTACTATAATCGCAGCAACAGTGGCTTGTGTACTATATATACTAATTGCGCCAAAATTACCAGATGCTAGCATGATAGAATCCGCTGCACTAACAGCCGAGAGTAATGATTTCAAAAATCATTTACTGCATCTAATTCCCATTAATCTATTTGAACCTTTTTTGGAGCATCGAGTAATTAGTGTACTATTAATGTCCATAGCTATTGCTATTGCTACACGTAAGATTAACAATATTGAGGCTAGAAGTGCCATAATAAATTTTTTCCAGGGGTGGCACGATATTTTCATGGTGCTGACAAAATGGGTGGTAAAAATTATTCCATTGGCATTATACGCTTTTATTGCTGTTAGCGTAATTGAGCTTAAAGGCGGCCAGGATTTTAGTAGTATAATAGAATATTTATTAGTTATTATCTTAGCTAATGTGGTGCAAGGGGTAGTCATTTTACCGTTATGGTTAAAGTGGCATAATATCTCACCACTCTCTACTGCTGCTGCCGCTATGCCGGCATTAACCATTGCGTTTTTTTCAAAATCATCTTCTGGGACATTGCCAATAACTATTGATTGTGCTCAAAATAGGCTTGGTATTTCACCAACAGTCGCCAAGTTTATTTTGCCACTATGTACGACAATTAATATGAATGGTTGTGCGGCATTTATTTTTACAACTGTTATTTATATTTCGCAAAGTAATGGTATGATAATTGACTATACTACCATGGTCAGCTGGATTATTATCGCAACCATAGCAGCTATAGGTAATGCTGGAGTACCTATGGGCTGTTTCTTTTTGAGTGCAAGTTTACTTGCAGCTCAAGGAGTACCTATAAATTTGATGGGAATTATTTTACCGTTTTACGCGGTAATTGATATGGTTGAAACCGCATTAAACGTGTGGTCTGATCTTTGTGTTACCAAGGTCGTTTATGAACGTTCAGTATAG
- the waaA gene encoding lipid IV(A) 3-deoxy-D-manno-octulosonic acid transferase: protein MLYIYNTLTILLMPVYIVVLIIRIFKQKEIISRIFERFAFSDQQRPVGKLIWVHAASVGESIAAMTLVNAINSISSHNFLVTSGTVSSAKILASKLPTNAIHQFLPFDNIILIRKFFKHWRPDLGIIVESELWPCLINEGSKSCKLLWVNARISDYSFQKWQNFSGFFQFIIAKFSDIIVQSSIDFKKFQALGASNNIINLGNIKFANEKPAVDQQQYAKITEHLQGKKIIVAGSTHFEDEQVILPLVHQLKAQFPDCYLIIVLRHPERKNEVVKFCQNLNLSVSVRSETLLPSLASDLYIVDSFGELGLFYSIADIVFVGGSFKQGGHNPIEPAHFGKIIIFGPDMSNCQIIANEMIDSQAAVQISRQEELLNRLQYYLEHEVQAPKNNTTTFIQKHQQILASYLEIISKYINK, encoded by the coding sequence ATGCTTTATATATATAATACGCTAACTATTCTACTAATGCCAGTATATATAGTTGTATTGATTATTCGAATATTTAAACAGAAAGAAATTATATCACGAATATTCGAGCGTTTTGCATTTTCTGATCAACAAAGACCAGTTGGTAAATTGATCTGGGTACATGCTGCAAGCGTTGGCGAATCAATTGCAGCAATGACTTTAGTTAATGCAATAAACAGCATCTCTTCACATAATTTTTTGGTGACCTCTGGCACTGTATCCTCAGCTAAGATATTAGCAAGTAAATTACCGACCAATGCCATTCACCAATTCTTACCTTTTGATAACATTATATTGATTAGAAAGTTTTTTAAGCACTGGCGGCCAGACCTAGGAATTATAGTCGAGTCAGAATTATGGCCATGTTTAATTAATGAAGGCAGCAAAAGCTGTAAATTATTATGGGTAAATGCTCGGATCTCAGATTACTCGTTTCAAAAATGGCAAAATTTTAGCGGATTCTTTCAATTTATTATAGCTAAATTTAGTGATATCATCGTGCAAAGTAGTATAGATTTTAAAAAATTTCAGGCTCTTGGAGCGAGCAATAATATCATTAACCTGGGAAATATAAAATTTGCCAATGAAAAACCGGCTGTTGATCAGCAGCAATATGCAAAAATAACTGAACATCTACAAGGCAAAAAAATAATAGTAGCTGGCAGCACTCATTTTGAAGATGAACAAGTAATTCTACCGCTAGTTCATCAGCTAAAAGCTCAGTTTCCAGATTGTTATCTGATTATTGTTTTACGCCATCCAGAGCGGAAGAATGAGGTGGTGAAATTTTGTCAGAACTTAAATTTAAGTGTTAGCGTTAGATCAGAGACTCTATTACCCTCACTAGCCAGTGATTTATATATTGTCGACAGTTTTGGTGAGTTAGGTTTGTTTTATAGTATTGCTGATATTGTCTTTGTTGGTGGTTCATTCAAACAAGGAGGACATAATCCGATAGAGCCTGCTCATTTTGGTAAAATAATAATTTTTGGTCCAGATATGAGTAATTGTCAAATTATCGCCAATGAAATGATAGATTCTCAGGCTGCAGTACAAATAAGTAGGCAGGAAGAGTTGTTAAACAGACTGCAATATTATCTGGAGCATGAGGTTCAAGCACCTAAAAATAATACAACGACGTTTATCCAGAAACATCAACAAATATTAGCGAGTTATTTAGAAATTATTAGTAAATATATTAACAAATAA
- a CDS encoding transposase, whose product MTTRIDYCQYLLSSQTNYTITNFADHVEGLSDDRVRRYLANAKLSPRLIWEHGKEEIIFSANGKLLFDDSVLDKSYSNNIDEVRYQYSGNAKEVIKGIGIVTCVYVNPEENKFWIIDYRIFNPDKDGLTKIDHVKEMLRNAHYSKKVAFNTVLMDSWYATTSILLQIETIGKYYYCPIKSNRLVDDSNGNKAYCRVDSLDWSTDDISNGKIIKIHKFPKDHKVKLFRVTVSTNRTDYVVTNDMAQNSLDAVQQEYGFRWKIEEFHREVKQVTGIEKCQCRIGRIQRNHIACAIMVWNCLKKAANAASSTVYQLKSGLLRNYLIQELKSPVVRFA is encoded by the coding sequence ATGACTACAAGAATAGATTATTGTCAGTATTTATTATCGAGCCAGACAAATTATACTATTACAAATTTTGCTGATCATGTAGAAGGTTTAAGCGACGACAGGGTCAGAAGATATCTAGCGAATGCTAAATTATCACCAAGATTAATATGGGAACACGGTAAAGAAGAGATTATCTTCAGCGCTAACGGCAAGTTGCTATTTGACGATAGCGTATTAGATAAAAGTTACTCGAATAATATAGATGAAGTCAGGTATCAATATAGCGGCAATGCCAAGGAAGTAATAAAAGGCATAGGTATTGTGACCTGTGTTTATGTTAATCCTGAAGAGAATAAGTTTTGGATAATAGATTATAGGATATTCAATCCCGATAAAGACGGTTTAACTAAAATAGATCACGTTAAAGAAATGCTGCGTAATGCTCATTATAGCAAAAAGGTTGCATTTAACACAGTACTTATGGATAGTTGGTATGCGACAACCTCGATTCTACTTCAAATAGAAACTATCGGTAAATATTACTATTGTCCTATCAAAAGTAATCGTTTAGTAGACGATAGCAACGGTAATAAGGCTTACTGTAGAGTTGATTCTTTGGATTGGAGTACTGATGATATTAGCAACGGTAAGATTATCAAGATTCATAAATTTCCTAAAGATCATAAAGTGAAATTATTCAGAGTAACTGTTTCTACCAACAGAACTGACTATGTCGTCACAAACGACATGGCTCAAAATTCGCTTGATGCTGTACAACAAGAGTATGGCTTCAGGTGGAAGATTGAGGAATTTCATCGTGAAGTCAAGCAAGTCACCGGTATTGAAAAGTGCCAATGTAGAATAGGAAGAATACAGAGAAATCATATAGCTTGCGCTATCATGGTCTGGAATTGTTTGAAAAAAGCTGCAAATGCTGCTTCTAGCACCGTATATCAGCTAAAGAGCGGGTTATTAAGGAACTATTTAATCCAGGAATTAAAGAGCCCTGTCGTGCGATTTGCGTAA